From Brevibacterium ihuae, the proteins below share one genomic window:
- a CDS encoding GyrI-like domain-containing protein → MALNIAAEERQTVHYIGVPLSARFSEFGAPGGPNEAIPRIYQWLGEHQVAPLGGPLYVYRHIGSSDDTVDLTVAVPIAGPVKPTDGLVLGALPAGTYVVGRHVGAPDAIPAAHSEVKKWAEANGHHLDVLEDDNGGLWTGHAEHFLTDPAEEPDPSKWVTHLLFKTV, encoded by the coding sequence ATGGCACTCAACATCGCAGCCGAAGAGCGGCAGACGGTTCATTACATCGGCGTTCCCCTCAGCGCCCGATTCTCGGAGTTCGGCGCGCCTGGTGGGCCGAACGAAGCGATCCCGCGGATCTATCAGTGGCTGGGCGAGCACCAGGTTGCGCCACTTGGCGGGCCTCTCTACGTCTACCGTCACATCGGAAGCAGTGATGACACGGTTGATCTCACCGTCGCGGTGCCGATCGCTGGACCGGTCAAGCCGACAGACGGTCTCGTTCTCGGTGCTCTCCCGGCAGGAACCTACGTCGTCGGCCGTCATGTCGGCGCGCCCGATGCCATTCCGGCGGCACACAGCGAGGTCAAGAAATGGGCCGAGGCCAACGGGCATCACCTCGACGTCCTCGAAGACGACAACGGTGGACTGTGGACCGGCCATGCCGAGCACTTCCTCACCGATCCCGCAGAGGAGCCGGACCCCTCCAAGTGGGTCACCCATCTGCTGTTCAAGACCGTCTAA
- a CDS encoding MerR family transcriptional regulator: protein MADLMTIGEFAAATWLSPKALRLYDRNGLLSPDAVDPFNGYRKYSHSQIEVARLVTMLRRIDMPLDQIRELLGLPEDERSAFVTRYRETEADRHARRQSLARFIEHAVAEGSLDGDGQPGSSRFEVSLRTVPDCAVLTSTRHTSARELPDVIRSNAAKLLQLADGRGGASGGPVVIYHGQVGWESDGPIEVCVPLRDATHAHRVEPEHLQLFTRVVSEDVQFPRILAAFEAVQMRARQLGFAHAGPPREIYTPDSQESVPRCEVALPVTTNEG from the coding sequence ATGGCCGATCTGATGACGATTGGAGAGTTCGCGGCCGCAACATGGCTGTCGCCGAAGGCGCTCCGGCTCTACGACCGGAACGGCCTTCTCTCGCCCGATGCGGTCGATCCGTTCAACGGCTATCGGAAGTACAGCCACTCTCAGATCGAAGTCGCTCGTCTCGTCACCATGCTCCGGCGCATCGACATGCCTCTTGACCAGATCAGGGAGCTGTTGGGACTGCCTGAAGACGAAAGATCAGCCTTCGTGACGCGTTATCGGGAAACCGAAGCGGACCGGCACGCGCGTCGCCAATCCCTGGCTCGCTTCATCGAGCACGCGGTCGCAGAGGGCTCGTTAGACGGAGACGGCCAGCCTGGATCCTCCCGGTTTGAGGTGTCGCTGCGAACCGTTCCAGACTGCGCGGTTCTGACGTCGACCCGGCACACGTCCGCCCGCGAGCTGCCGGACGTCATTCGCTCCAACGCAGCGAAACTCCTGCAACTCGCGGACGGACGCGGCGGTGCAAGCGGTGGGCCCGTCGTGATCTACCACGGCCAAGTCGGCTGGGAGTCCGACGGGCCCATCGAGGTCTGTGTGCCGCTCCGCGACGCGACGCACGCTCACCGAGTGGAACCCGAGCATTTGCAGCTGTTCACGCGCGTCGTTTCTGAGGATGTGCAGTTCCCCAGGATTCTCGCGGCGTTCGAAGCGGTCCAGATGCGTGCTCGTCAACTCGGTTTCGCCCATGCGGGTCCGCCGCGAGAAATCTACACGCCAGATAGCCAAGAGTCGGTGCCGCGATGTGAGGTTGCATTGCCGGTCACCACAAATGAAGGATAG
- a CDS encoding serine/threonine dehydratase has product MTGLLFADVTAARARIAPSVRRLAVAGADGLPTDDGGTCRIVLALEHLQHSGSFKARGAQNFIRAHEDAGTLPAAGVTIASGGNAGLACAWAAREQGIHATVFLPTTAPAVKVERLRGYGADVRQVGVEYAEAQVACAEFAAQTGALSSHAYDHPLIAAGAGTVMVELHEQVPDLDTVVVAVGGGGLFAGVATAAGHLGIRTVAVEPENCCALAAAVEAGRPVDVTPDSVAADSLGARRVSEAALRLAESGDVVSVLVPDDAIVRARQHLWDEYRLAVEHAAGTALAGILGQGRSRSGDRRPEHGRGRDREAGAPPRRERRAGAADASALHGQQEGQARRSGDLDALHRGPPRRVRACRAPQAHERPLGGLHPGGRAGVLRLPPAAEEAGP; this is encoded by the coding sequence ATGACCGGACTGCTCTTCGCCGATGTCACGGCCGCGCGCGCGAGGATCGCCCCGTCCGTGCGGAGGCTCGCCGTCGCCGGGGCGGACGGCCTGCCCACCGACGACGGCGGGACGTGCAGGATCGTCCTCGCGCTCGAACACCTCCAGCACTCCGGGAGCTTCAAGGCCCGGGGAGCACAGAACTTCATCCGGGCCCATGAGGACGCCGGGACGCTGCCCGCGGCCGGGGTGACGATCGCCTCGGGCGGCAACGCGGGGCTGGCGTGCGCGTGGGCGGCCCGGGAACAGGGGATCCACGCGACGGTGTTCCTCCCCACCACGGCGCCCGCGGTCAAGGTCGAGCGGCTGCGCGGCTACGGCGCGGACGTCCGGCAGGTCGGGGTCGAGTACGCCGAGGCGCAGGTCGCGTGCGCGGAGTTCGCCGCGCAGACGGGCGCGCTGTCATCGCACGCGTACGACCATCCGCTCATCGCGGCCGGCGCCGGCACGGTCATGGTCGAGCTGCACGAGCAGGTGCCCGATCTCGACACCGTCGTCGTCGCGGTGGGAGGAGGCGGACTGTTCGCTGGCGTCGCGACGGCGGCGGGGCACCTCGGGATCCGCACGGTGGCCGTCGAGCCGGAGAACTGCTGCGCGCTCGCCGCCGCCGTCGAGGCGGGGCGCCCGGTCGACGTCACCCCGGATTCGGTGGCGGCGGACTCGCTCGGAGCGCGCCGCGTGTCCGAGGCCGCGCTGCGCCTCGCCGAGTCGGGCGATGTGGTGTCCGTGCTCGTTCCCGACGACGCGATCGTCCGCGCGCGGCAGCACCTGTGGGACGAGTACCGCCTCGCCGTCGAGCACGCGGCGGGCACGGCGCTCGCCGGCATCCTCGGACAAGGCCGGTCTCGAAGCGGTGATCGACGACCAGAACACGGTCGAGGACGAGACCGGGAAGCGGGTGCCCCGCCGCGACGAGAACGGCGCGCCGGTGCCGCGGATGCGTCTGCACTCCACGGTCAGCAAGAAGGGCAGGCGCGCCGGTCAGGAGACCTGGACGCTCTACATCGAGGACCGCCGCGGCGAGTCCGGGCGTGCCGAGCGCCGCAAGCGCACGAGCGCCCTCTCGGCGGACTTCACCCCGGAGGGCGCGCAGGCGTTCTTCGACTACCACCAGCAGCAGAAGAAGCAGGACCATGA
- a CDS encoding alpha/beta fold hydrolase: MAQSEQVVFLHGVGAGPASWRRVLADLPPGYRGTAPPILGLSDVPEPAVDPAPLTFARAAEDVIAGLDRDGIDRAHVCGLSLGAMVALRVAVDHPDRVASLVLSGGQVHPPRALMALQSAILRVLPERFAVPEGMTRDRFLSALDAASHADFRGDLAHVTVPTLVLCGSRDRPNLPAARALAAGIPGARLRVLIGGGHELNTDMPAEFAAELAAFWSSLDAERTVTAR, translated from the coding sequence ATGGCGCAGAGCGAGCAGGTCGTGTTCCTCCACGGGGTCGGTGCGGGCCCTGCTTCCTGGCGGCGCGTGCTCGCCGATCTTCCGCCGGGCTACCGCGGCACCGCGCCCCCGATCCTCGGGCTGAGCGACGTGCCGGAACCGGCGGTGGACCCGGCGCCGCTGACGTTCGCACGTGCGGCCGAGGACGTCATCGCGGGACTCGACCGCGACGGGATCGACCGTGCCCATGTGTGCGGGCTGTCGCTCGGCGCGATGGTCGCGCTGCGCGTCGCCGTCGATCATCCGGACCGGGTCGCCTCCCTCGTGCTGTCGGGCGGGCAGGTGCACCCGCCCCGCGCGCTCATGGCGCTGCAGTCGGCGATCCTCCGCGTCCTGCCGGAGCGGTTCGCCGTCCCGGAGGGGATGACCCGCGACCGGTTCCTCTCCGCGCTCGACGCCGCGTCGCACGCTGACTTCCGCGGCGACCTCGCCCACGTCACCGTCCCCACCCTCGTGCTGTGCGGTTCGCGCGACCGGCCGAACCTGCCGGCGGCGCGGGCGCTGGCAGCCGGGATCCCCGGGGCGCGGCTGCGGGTGCTCATCGGCGGCGGGCACGAGCTGAACACCGACATGCCGGCGGAGTTCGCGGCCGAGCTCGCGGCGTTCTGGTCGTCGCTCGATGCCGAGCGCACGGTGACTGCACGATGA
- a CDS encoding DNA recombination protein RmuC has protein sequence MNLTALLITAVLFLLVGAALGWLVGAARTRSGYVARLAEAQTAERLLSERTAALEADARLATELTSAVGPLAAGVRSLHTEVGRHDRERIEQITRLSTQIAALTEQNRRLQESTGRLSTALHSTAARGTWGEVQLRRIVEYSGMLPHVDFDTQVTVNRAGAGARGSRPDLVVRIPGGGTIVVDAKTPLAARLRSGDDATAQNAGETATAEARSPGDDHARALLRHVDQLASKEYWALFDTAPEFVVCFVPTDGLLSEAAAAYPQLVDRALAKNVVLASPSTLLVLLKTVALNWRQHEISTSAQEVLRLGRELYERTGLLGDRLTRLGSSLERAVAEYNGFIGSFESRFLVTARKFPATGVVHDELAALDELDGQTRGISAAELASPPELRAGPTPSGWGEGRAGSQSA, from the coding sequence ATGAACCTCACCGCGCTCCTCATCACCGCAGTCCTCTTCCTCCTCGTCGGTGCCGCGCTCGGATGGCTCGTCGGCGCCGCGCGCACCCGCAGCGGCTACGTCGCCCGGCTCGCCGAGGCGCAGACCGCCGAGCGCCTGCTCAGCGAGCGCACCGCCGCGCTTGAGGCCGACGCCCGGCTCGCGACCGAGCTCACCTCCGCCGTCGGGCCGCTCGCCGCCGGCGTCAGGAGCCTCCACACCGAGGTCGGGCGGCACGATCGTGAGCGGATCGAGCAGATCACCCGACTGAGCACGCAGATCGCCGCCCTCACCGAACAGAACCGGCGTCTGCAGGAATCCACCGGGCGGCTGTCGACCGCGCTCCATTCGACGGCGGCCCGCGGGACGTGGGGAGAGGTCCAGCTCCGGCGGATCGTCGAATACTCCGGCATGCTCCCCCACGTCGACTTCGACACCCAGGTGACCGTGAACCGCGCCGGCGCGGGTGCGCGCGGCTCCCGACCGGACCTCGTCGTGCGCATCCCGGGCGGCGGCACAATCGTCGTCGACGCCAAGACCCCGCTCGCCGCCCGGCTGCGGTCCGGGGACGATGCGACGGCACAGAATGCGGGCGAAACCGCGACCGCAGAGGCACGGAGTCCCGGCGACGACCACGCCCGAGCGCTCCTCCGCCACGTCGACCAGCTCGCCTCGAAGGAGTACTGGGCGCTGTTCGACACCGCGCCGGAGTTCGTCGTGTGCTTCGTGCCCACCGACGGACTGCTCTCCGAGGCCGCGGCCGCCTACCCGCAGCTCGTCGACCGGGCGCTCGCGAAGAACGTCGTGCTCGCCTCGCCGTCCACCCTGCTCGTCCTCCTCAAGACCGTCGCACTCAACTGGCGCCAGCACGAGATCAGCACCTCGGCGCAAGAGGTCCTGCGGCTGGGCCGCGAACTCTACGAGCGGACGGGGCTGCTCGGCGACCGCCTCACCCGGCTGGGTTCGAGCCTCGAGCGGGCCGTGGCCGAGTACAACGGGTTCATCGGCTCCTTCGAGTCCCGGTTCCTCGTCACCGCACGGAAGTTCCCGGCGACCGGGGTCGTGCACGACGAACTCGCCGCACTCGACGAGCTCGATGGGCAGACACGCGGGATCAGTGCGGCCGAGCTCGCCTCTCCCCCGGAGCTCCGCGCCGGCCCGACCCCCTCCGGGTGGGGAGAGGGCCGGGCCGGATCGCAGAGCGCATGA
- a CDS encoding EGFR-like transmembrane domain-containing protein, protein MGDGERALVSGTMIPQRSTQSSTDFDGLTVRIERADDEFCSVFANSVASSQNSGDVPPSVVADSGVLGPDNAQASCLDGAGELLVSVSRTGGSADTAATAYPLELGVVVQPALDESTFPEPASAPVQHDFLAAPAGGSGGQGGAANAGTPMPGGTSFSTAPELTEPTVHAPILAGEVQFYRIPVAYGEQVRLRADVTLPEPEEGSFERAMPQMWLLNPNRAEVESVRPGEDGAADFDGEFVAGENGRAYSTASVGTVLAMNSAYPVNPRNGAEGGLGADGPGSAGVAGFYYVAVGMSVDSPELEGVEGAFTLSWDTVGEPIDAEGAAGAGETGDDGAGAGDGDDSAIGFAFSPLMIVIGIGVLLVLTLAAVAIVLVLRRRKRNDRGSDPQSPQPPRP, encoded by the coding sequence GTGGGCGACGGCGAGCGGGCGCTCGTCAGCGGGACGATGATCCCGCAGCGCAGCACGCAGAGCTCGACGGATTTCGACGGGCTCACCGTGAGGATCGAGCGCGCCGATGACGAGTTCTGCTCGGTCTTCGCGAACTCGGTGGCGAGCTCGCAGAACTCCGGGGATGTGCCGCCTTCCGTCGTCGCCGATTCCGGCGTCCTCGGTCCGGACAACGCGCAGGCCTCGTGCCTCGACGGGGCGGGCGAGCTCCTCGTGTCGGTGTCGCGCACCGGCGGGTCGGCGGACACCGCGGCGACGGCCTATCCGCTCGAGCTCGGTGTCGTCGTCCAGCCGGCTCTCGACGAGTCGACGTTCCCCGAGCCGGCATCCGCGCCCGTCCAGCACGACTTCCTCGCGGCACCTGCAGGCGGGTCCGGGGGCCAGGGTGGGGCGGCGAACGCCGGGACCCCGATGCCCGGCGGCACCTCGTTCAGCACCGCTCCCGAGCTCACCGAGCCGACGGTCCACGCCCCGATCCTCGCGGGCGAGGTCCAGTTCTACCGGATCCCGGTGGCCTACGGCGAGCAGGTGCGGCTGCGGGCCGACGTCACTCTGCCGGAGCCGGAGGAGGGTTCGTTCGAGCGCGCCATGCCGCAGATGTGGCTGCTCAACCCCAACCGTGCCGAGGTCGAATCGGTGCGGCCCGGCGAGGACGGCGCGGCGGACTTCGACGGGGAGTTCGTCGCCGGCGAGAACGGCCGGGCGTATTCGACGGCGAGCGTCGGCACCGTCCTCGCGATGAATTCCGCCTACCCGGTGAACCCGCGCAACGGTGCCGAGGGCGGGCTCGGTGCCGACGGCCCGGGCAGTGCCGGAGTGGCCGGCTTCTACTACGTGGCGGTGGGCATGTCGGTCGACAGCCCCGAGCTCGAAGGGGTCGAGGGCGCCTTCACCCTGAGCTGGGACACCGTGGGCGAGCCGATCGACGCCGAGGGCGCCGCGGGCGCCGGTGAGACCGGCGACGACGGTGCCGGGGCCGGCGACGGTGATGACTCTGCGATCGGGTTCGCCTTCTCGCCGCTGATGATCGTCATCGGGATCGGGGTCCTCCTCGTCCTCACGCTCGCCGCCGTCGCGATCGTCCTGGTGCTGCGCCGGCGGAAGCGGAATGATCGCGGCTCGGATCCGCAATCTCCGCAGCCGCCTCGACCGTGA
- a CDS encoding vWA domain-containing protein has protein sequence MLAVVLTGLVPAAAQDTADPSAPPVAGAQPSDRGAQAPVMMVIDGSGSMAAADVDDSGTTRMDAAKEAARTVVDALPAGAQLGLMEYGTKTGSTDAEKTEGCRDITLLNPVGPVDREALHEQIDGITASGYTPIGAALEQAADALPDGAKGGIVLLSDGIDTCAPPPACEVAEDLAGEGIDLQIHTIGLRVDDEARDELQCIAEATSGTYADASDTTSIEGAMQAATRAALTGYDTVGTPVSGGESRETAVDVAPGQYLDSLPEGGGASGETGTPAGTGSRWATASGRSSAGR, from the coding sequence ATGCTCGCCGTCGTGCTCACCGGCCTCGTGCCCGCGGCGGCGCAGGACACCGCGGACCCCTCCGCCCCGCCGGTGGCCGGCGCGCAGCCCTCCGACCGGGGTGCACAGGCGCCGGTGATGATGGTCATCGACGGCTCCGGCTCGATGGCCGCGGCCGATGTCGACGACTCCGGCACGACTCGGATGGACGCGGCCAAGGAGGCGGCGCGCACGGTCGTCGACGCGCTTCCCGCCGGCGCACAGCTCGGACTCATGGAGTACGGCACGAAGACCGGCAGCACGGATGCGGAGAAGACCGAGGGGTGCCGGGACATCACCCTGCTCAATCCGGTCGGCCCGGTGGACCGGGAGGCGCTTCACGAGCAGATCGATGGGATTACCGCGTCGGGGTACACCCCGATCGGCGCAGCTCTGGAGCAGGCGGCGGATGCGCTGCCCGACGGCGCGAAGGGCGGGATCGTCCTGCTGTCCGACGGCATCGACACGTGCGCGCCCCCGCCGGCGTGCGAGGTCGCCGAGGACCTCGCGGGCGAGGGGATCGATCTGCAGATCCACACCATCGGCCTGCGGGTCGACGACGAGGCGCGCGACGAGCTCCAGTGCATCGCCGAGGCGACGAGCGGCACCTACGCGGACGCCTCGGACACGACGAGCATCGAGGGCGCGATGCAGGCGGCGACCCGGGCCGCGCTCACCGGGTACGACACCGTGGGCACGCCGGTGTCCGGCGGTGAGTCGAGGGAGACGGCCGTCGATGTGGCGCCCGGCCAGTACCTCGACTCGCTGCCGGAGGGCGGGGGAGCGTCCGGAGAGACCGGCACTCCCGCTGGTACCGGATCGCGGTGGGCGACGGCGAGCGGGCGCTCGTCAGCGGGACGATGA
- a CDS encoding glycosyltransferase — MLQAETVRPASERRTAYVVKVYPRFSETFIVTEILAREDAGEDLEIFALRPTTDTRFHPEIARVQAPVHFVSKPYKLADAWQVYARATAAIPGFAERYAALLPELAGYDAADAHQAIELACSAAKRGITHLHAHFGSLAGRTAEIAAALAGIEYSVTTHAKDLFHDSVDAARLGLTVARAHHIVTISEYNLEHLRRSYPESADRIHLVYNGLELDRFPYTDPEPVSAERPLRIAAVGRMVEKKGFFDLVEAVGRLVADGVAVEARIAGDGELFDAVRAAVDAAGLTDTITLLGARTPSSSCCSPACSPSCSPASCPRRRRTPRTPPPRRWPARSPPTGVHRRR, encoded by the coding sequence ATGCTGCAGGCTGAAACCGTCCGACCGGCCTCCGAGCGCCGCACCGCCTACGTCGTCAAGGTCTACCCGCGCTTCTCCGAGACGTTCATCGTCACCGAGATCCTCGCCCGCGAGGACGCCGGGGAGGACCTCGAGATCTTCGCGCTCCGCCCCACCACCGACACCCGGTTCCACCCGGAGATCGCACGGGTCCAGGCGCCCGTGCACTTCGTGTCGAAGCCGTACAAGCTCGCCGACGCCTGGCAGGTGTACGCCCGTGCGACCGCGGCGATCCCCGGGTTCGCCGAGCGCTACGCCGCGCTGCTCCCGGAACTCGCCGGCTACGACGCCGCCGACGCCCACCAGGCGATCGAGCTCGCGTGCTCGGCCGCCAAGCGCGGCATCACCCATCTCCATGCCCACTTCGGCTCGCTCGCCGGACGCACCGCCGAGATCGCAGCAGCCCTCGCGGGGATCGAGTACTCGGTGACGACCCACGCGAAGGACCTGTTCCACGACTCCGTCGACGCCGCCCGGCTCGGCCTCACCGTCGCCCGCGCCCACCACATCGTCACGATCTCCGAGTACAACCTCGAGCACCTGCGGCGGAGCTACCCGGAGTCCGCCGACCGCATACACCTCGTCTACAACGGGCTCGAGCTCGACCGCTTCCCCTACACCGATCCGGAGCCCGTGTCCGCCGAGCGCCCGCTGCGCATCGCCGCGGTGGGCCGGATGGTGGAGAAGAAGGGCTTCTTCGATCTCGTCGAGGCCGTCGGCCGCCTCGTCGCCGACGGGGTCGCCGTGGAGGCGCGGATCGCCGGGGACGGCGAGCTGTTCGACGCCGTCCGCGCCGCCGTCGACGCGGCCGGGCTCACCGACACGATCACGCTCCTCGGCGCCCGCACGCCCTCCTCGTCGTGCTGCTCACCAGCATGCTCGCCGTCGTGCTCACCGGCCTCGTGCCCGCGGCGGCGCAGGACACCGCGGACCCCTCCGCCCCGCCGGTGGCCGGCGCGCAGCCCTCCGACCGGGGTGCACAGGCGCCGGTGA
- a CDS encoding glycosyltransferase: protein MQHLVVTGPRMPAAMRAEVEAAAGPATKVTAKVSDGLAYVVGAEAAITMGGYNTIAETLSTDTPALVVPRTLPRAEQLIRARGLARAGALDMLDPAEATPEAIGEWLAAAAATGKKAERQTAARAALDLAGLDHVVELAQTLAWRTDRAERTTRPPRRDATAVRGRPAAAALAAPVVMAAAAGATALEPISGVVNAAG, encoded by the coding sequence ATGCAGCACCTCGTCGTCACCGGCCCCCGGATGCCTGCCGCGATGCGCGCCGAGGTCGAGGCGGCGGCCGGACCCGCGACCAAGGTCACCGCGAAGGTGTCCGACGGCCTGGCGTATGTCGTCGGGGCCGAGGCCGCGATCACCATGGGCGGCTACAACACCATCGCGGAGACCCTGTCGACCGACACCCCCGCGCTCGTCGTCCCGCGCACGCTCCCGCGCGCCGAACAGCTCATCCGCGCCCGCGGCCTCGCCCGGGCCGGCGCCCTCGACATGCTCGACCCGGCGGAGGCGACCCCCGAGGCGATCGGGGAGTGGCTCGCCGCAGCCGCCGCCACCGGGAAGAAGGCCGAACGCCAGACGGCCGCCCGGGCCGCACTCGATCTCGCCGGTCTCGACCACGTCGTCGAGCTCGCCCAGACCCTCGCCTGGCGCACCGACCGCGCCGAGCGCACCACCCGCCCACCGCGGCGGGACGCCACCGCGGTCCGCGGCCGTCCGGCCGCCGCGGCCCTCGCCGCCCCCGTCGTCATGGCGGCCGCCGCCGGAGCCACCGCGCTCGAACCGATCTCAGGAGTCGTCAATGCTGCAGGCTGA
- a CDS encoding 4-hydroxy-3-methylbut-2-enyl diphosphate reductase, with product MPAMPRKRLDPSEIRSPEGAEKKVLLAAPRGYCAGVDRAVIAVERALDHYGAPVYVRKEIVHNRHVVDTLSARGAIFVDETSDVPAGERVVFSAHGVSPQVHREAAELGLSTIDATCPLVTKVHREAVRFARDGYSILLVGHAGHEEVEGTMGEAPDHITLVQNPAEARTVTVDDPDRLVWISQTTLSVDETMETVNILRERFPALQDPPSDDICYATQNRQVAVKKVAPDADLVLVVGSANSSNSVRLVEVALEHGAKAAYRVDFAREVDESWFHDVATVGVTSGASVPETLVQDLLRLLADYGFAAVEEVRTAEEDLMFSLPRELRKDLKAAGQETSNKKGRADREHELR from the coding sequence GTGCCCGCCATGCCGCGCAAGCGGCTGGACCCGTCCGAGATCCGGTCCCCCGAGGGGGCGGAGAAGAAGGTGCTCCTCGCCGCTCCGCGCGGCTACTGCGCCGGCGTGGACCGCGCGGTCATCGCCGTCGAGCGCGCGCTCGACCACTACGGCGCCCCGGTGTACGTCCGCAAGGAGATCGTCCACAACCGCCATGTCGTCGACACCCTGTCGGCCCGCGGCGCGATCTTCGTCGACGAGACGTCCGATGTGCCCGCCGGCGAGCGAGTCGTGTTCTCCGCCCACGGCGTGTCCCCGCAGGTCCACCGCGAGGCCGCGGAGCTCGGCCTGTCGACGATCGACGCGACCTGCCCGCTCGTCACCAAGGTCCACCGCGAGGCGGTGCGCTTCGCGCGCGACGGCTACTCGATCCTCCTCGTCGGCCACGCCGGGCACGAGGAGGTCGAGGGCACGATGGGCGAGGCCCCGGACCACATCACCCTCGTGCAGAACCCCGCCGAGGCGCGCACGGTCACCGTGGACGACCCGGACAGGCTCGTCTGGATCTCGCAGACCACGCTGAGCGTCGACGAGACGATGGAGACGGTGAATATCCTCCGCGAGCGGTTCCCCGCGCTCCAGGACCCGCCGAGCGACGACATCTGCTACGCCACCCAGAACCGCCAGGTCGCAGTGAAGAAGGTCGCTCCCGACGCCGACCTCGTGCTCGTCGTCGGCTCGGCGAACTCTTCGAACTCGGTGCGGCTCGTCGAGGTCGCGCTCGAGCACGGGGCGAAGGCCGCGTACCGCGTCGACTTCGCCCGCGAGGTCGACGAGTCGTGGTTCCACGACGTCGCGACCGTCGGGGTGACGAGCGGAGCGAGCGTGCCCGAGACCCTCGTCCAGGACCTGCTCCGGCTCCTCGCCGACTACGGATTCGCCGCCGTCGAGGAGGTCCGCACCGCGGAGGAGGACCTGATGTTCTCCCTGCCGCGCGAGCTGCGGAAGGACCTCAAGGCCGCCGGGCAGGAGACCTCGAACAAGAAGGGCAGGGCGGACCGGGAGCACGAGCTGCGCTGA
- the xseA gene encoding exodeoxyribonuclease VII large subunit has translation MAQRISGTPGTLGAQPAAERARTAAETTPDNPWPLSLLSRNIKAYIDRMSAVWIEGQVIELNRRGKASYLTLRDVDEEMSLPVQVWNSVLDRIDAPLFEGARVVVNVKADFWLKAGRLSMRANDIRPVGLGELLARLEKLRRQLGAEGLFAPELKRRLPFLPNRIGLITGRNSDAEKDVMRNAALRWPAVEFEVRNVAVQGPDAVPQVRAALAELDALPEVDVIVIARGGGSLEDLLPFSNESLVRAVAGASTPVVSAIGHEADRPILDEVADLRASTPTDAAKRIVPDIHEERMGLLQARASLDGALERLLHRESEALAAVRSRPVLAQPESMITIRARDVDALRARAWQSGNAAVVHGSAQIEHLRAQVRALSPRNTLARGYAVVQSADGTALRSSAEVAAGQDVDVRLASGGFSARVTDIHPEPVRHRAADPAPPHEETAHDR, from the coding sequence ATGGCGCAGAGGATCTCGGGCACCCCGGGGACGCTGGGGGCGCAGCCCGCCGCGGAGCGCGCGCGGACCGCGGCGGAGACCACCCCGGACAACCCTTGGCCGCTCAGCCTGCTCAGCCGCAACATCAAGGCCTACATCGACCGGATGTCCGCGGTGTGGATCGAGGGGCAGGTCATCGAGCTCAACCGGCGCGGCAAGGCGAGCTATCTCACGCTGCGCGACGTCGACGAGGAGATGTCCCTGCCGGTGCAGGTGTGGAACTCCGTGCTCGACCGGATCGACGCCCCGCTGTTCGAGGGTGCCCGGGTGGTCGTCAACGTCAAGGCCGACTTCTGGCTCAAGGCCGGTCGGCTGTCCATGCGGGCCAACGACATCCGGCCCGTCGGGCTCGGCGAGCTCCTCGCCCGCTTGGAGAAGCTCCGTCGCCAGCTCGGCGCGGAGGGCCTGTTCGCCCCCGAGCTCAAGCGGCGGCTGCCGTTCCTGCCGAACCGGATCGGGCTCATCACCGGTCGGAACTCCGACGCGGAGAAGGACGTCATGCGCAATGCCGCGCTGCGCTGGCCGGCCGTCGAGTTCGAGGTCCGGAACGTCGCCGTGCAGGGCCCCGATGCCGTCCCGCAGGTGCGCGCCGCCCTCGCGGAGCTCGACGCCCTGCCGGAGGTCGACGTCATCGTCATCGCCCGCGGCGGGGGCAGCCTCGAGGACCTCCTCCCGTTCTCCAACGAGTCCCTCGTCCGTGCGGTCGCCGGCGCGAGCACTCCCGTGGTGTCCGCGATCGGCCACGAGGCGGACCGTCCGATCCTCGACGAGGTCGCCGACCTCCGCGCCTCCACCCCGACGGACGCCGCGAAGCGGATCGTGCCGGACATCCACGAGGAGCGGATGGGTCTGCTCCAGGCGCGCGCCTCGCTCGACGGGGCGCTCGAGCGCCTCCTCCATCGGGAGTCCGAGGCGCTCGCCGCGGTCCGCTCCCGGCCCGTGCTCGCCCAGCCCGAATCGATGATCACCATCCGCGCCCGGGACGTCGACGCGCTCCGCGCCCGCGCCTGGCAGTCCGGGAATGCGGCGGTGGTCCATGGCTCCGCGCAGATCGAGCACCTGCGCGCCCAGGTCCGTGCCCTCTCGCCGCGCAATACACTCGCCCGCGGCTACGCGGTGGTGCAGTCCGCGGACGGCACCGCCCTGCGGTCCTCCGCCGAGGTCGCCGCGGGCCAGGACGTCGATGTCCGGCTCGCGAGCGGAGGCTTCTCCGCCCGCGTCACCGACATCCATCCCGAACCCGTCCGCCACCGGGCGGCCGACCCCGCACCCCCGCACGAGGAGACCGCGCATGACCGATAG